The Candidatus Methylomirabilota bacterium DNA window CGAAGGTCGGCGAAGGGCCGGAAGAAATCGGGGTCCTCCCGGGCGGCAAACGTCCACTCGGGCAGGGTGATGTGAGGTTCGCTTTTCGCGCGGGCTTCCAGCTCCGTCTCGGCGGGCTCGTCTGGCATAACGTCTCCCTTCCGTCAGCTCCTAGTTCTTCGGGGGGGTCTCGGAAGACCCCCCGAGGGCCCCCCTCGGTTGCGGCGGCACAGCCGCCGCTCGGAGCGCTCCTCATGCGCCACCGCGCTCGGTGGCTGGCGCCGGGTCACTCCGGCCGGCTCCCGCTGACGGCCGGCTGGTAAAGCTCGACCGTGAACCCATCGGGGTCGCGGAGGTAGACTCCGTACGCCCCCCGGTGAACCCCGGCGGTGATCTCGGTCGGCTCCGAGATCAGCCGGGCCCCCCGCCGCCGGAGCTCCTCGCAGGCCTCGTGGATGTCGCTCACCTTGAAGCAGACGTGCGCGTTGCCGGGCCGGTTGGTCTCGCGGTCGGTCGGCGGGGCCGGGTGCGACAGGTACTGGAGTAACTCCAGCATGCCGTGACCGTCCGGAGTCCTGAGGAGGGCGATCTCCAGCCGGACGCCCGCGAAACCGGTGATGGTGGAGAGGTACTCGGCCGTGCCCTGCTGCCGCCGGTAGAGCTGGAGGCCCAGGACGTCGCGGTAGAACTCGATCGACCGCTCGATGTCGCTGACCGTGAAGCCCGTGTGGTACAGGCTCTCGACTTTCATCGTCCGCTCTCCCGTCCGTCCGGCACCGATTCAGTCGAGGACGGCGATCCCGTCGATCTCGACCAGCGCGTTGTCATCCCAGAGCGCCTTCACCTCGACGAGCGTCATCGCCGGGTAATGGCCCCCGAGCATCTCCCGGTAGACCTGGCCGATGGGCTTGACCTTGGCCCGGTAGTCCTGCTTGTCTAGCACGTAGAGGGTGAGCTTGACGAGGTCGCCGAGCGTGCCGCCCCGGGCCTCGAGCACTGTCCGCACGTTCAGGAGCGCCTGGCGGAACTGCCCGACCAGGTCGCCGGGGGCCACGATACGTCCGCTCGGGTCCTGGGCGGTCTGACCCGCCAGGAACAGGAGCCGGCCGCTGGCCTCGATCCCATGCGAAAACCCGGATGGCTTGGCCAGGCCGGGGGGGTTCACGATCGTCTTCGGCACGACCCTCCGAAACGAGTCAGCGGCCGGTGAATCGCGGCGGCCGCTTCTCGGTGAACGCGCGGTAGAACTCCTTGTGATCTTCCGCCATCAGGAGGAGGGCCTGGGCCTGCGCCTCGGCCTCGATGGCCGAGACGAGGTCCATGCCCCACTCGTTGCTCAGCATGCGCTTGGTCATGGCGAGGGCCTGGGCCGGGCCTTCGGCGAGCCGCCGCGCCAGGGCGCGCGTCTCCTCGCCGAGTCGCTCGACCGGCACCACCCGGGACGTCAAGCCGTAGCGCTCCG harbors:
- a CDS encoding VOC family protein, with amino-acid sequence MKVESLYHTGFTVSDIERSIEFYRDVLGLQLYRRQQGTAEYLSTITGFAGVRLEIALLRTPDGHGMLELLQYLSHPAPPTDRETNRPGNAHVCFKVSDIHEACEELRRRGARLISEPTEITAGVHRGAYGVYLRDPDGFTVELYQPAVSGSRPE
- a CDS encoding RidA family protein, with product MPKTIVNPPGLAKPSGFSHGIEASGRLLFLAGQTAQDPSGRIVAPGDLVGQFRQALLNVRTVLEARGGTLGDLVKLTLYVLDKQDYRAKVKPIGQVYREMLGGHYPAMTLVEVKALWDDNALVEIDGIAVLD